A genomic region of Jeotgalibaca ciconiae contains the following coding sequences:
- a CDS encoding sensor histidine kinase, whose amino-acid sequence MKRKNITLTNTFLFVVTGVLLLLTLNFLEVNNLKNSLGSAFFQTVEDSLRGVREYILTEERLTYSLEDEELDLPKDISVLYLENQNMHELNDNQDAQVQSQIIQEIFLNSNQAAELLASKSDQIKIVSYKNQTNRKYSFYISITFLDDESILLLSKNIGAYHTFLRNNRIIFSIILLMFVGVFIYIYFLQHKKIQKPIKEMTEVAYQYSENNFDAKTSTKTNDEIGNLASAISKLGKAMEASTLMNTQEKELLEHVYDSLNVGVIYIDDELMVKSMNSTGQQYFASFIKSDDLEMSGGIKESYAQILADCFKNKTGQRIEVQQNQMIFDIRFSTLLSEENDSVSGVLLLIEDVTYAKRLASMREDLITNVSHDFRTPLSTIKGYSEAILDDIAETTEEKNEMAKIIYDEATELNKTINNLLDLSRIKAGYVYLNYQMVHLESFFIRLKNRFKETLEKENIVFSISIEDNLDYLLMDEEKMHHVFYNLIDNAIRYAADPETRSERFIKINIQLDNVLDQALIQISDNGIGITQESIPFIFERFYKDDKSRSRPVSSGSGIGLSLVHSIINEHKGEIEVESTQDVGTTFIITLPYAEEQY is encoded by the coding sequence ATGAAAAGAAAAAACATTACGCTAACCAATACGTTTCTTTTTGTTGTTACGGGAGTTTTGTTATTATTAACACTAAATTTTCTTGAAGTAAATAACTTAAAAAATTCACTTGGAAGTGCTTTTTTTCAAACAGTTGAAGATTCTCTACGAGGGGTTCGGGAATACATTCTTACAGAAGAGCGGTTAACTTACTCTCTTGAAGACGAAGAATTAGATTTACCAAAGGATATTAGTGTTTTATATCTAGAAAACCAAAATATGCATGAATTAAATGATAATCAAGATGCACAAGTACAATCTCAAATTATTCAAGAAATTTTCTTGAATTCAAATCAAGCAGCTGAATTACTTGCTTCAAAGTCGGACCAAATTAAAATAGTTTCTTATAAAAATCAAACAAATAGAAAATACTCTTTCTATATCTCGATTACTTTCTTGGATGATGAGAGTATTCTTTTGTTATCTAAAAATATAGGTGCGTATCATACGTTTCTAAGGAATAATCGAATCATTTTTTCTATTATTCTTTTAATGTTTGTAGGAGTATTCATCTACATTTATTTTTTACAACATAAAAAAATACAAAAACCAATAAAAGAAATGACTGAGGTTGCTTACCAGTATTCCGAAAATAATTTTGATGCGAAAACTTCCACTAAAACAAATGATGAGATTGGAAATCTGGCAAGTGCTATCAGTAAATTAGGGAAAGCTATGGAAGCAAGCACCTTAATGAACACACAAGAAAAAGAATTGTTAGAGCATGTTTACGATTCGTTAAATGTCGGTGTTATTTATATTGACGACGAATTGATGGTAAAAAGCATGAATAGCACGGGACAACAATATTTTGCTTCTTTTATAAAATCCGATGATTTAGAAATGAGCGGTGGCATAAAAGAAAGTTATGCCCAAATATTAGCAGATTGTTTTAAAAATAAAACAGGACAGAGGATTGAAGTGCAGCAAAATCAAATGATTTTTGATATTCGCTTTTCAACTCTTTTATCCGAGGAAAACGATTCGGTAAGCGGGGTCTTATTATTAATTGAAGATGTTACTTACGCTAAAAGATTAGCCTCTATGCGGGAAGATCTTATCACGAACGTATCTCATGATTTTCGAACTCCTTTATCAACGATAAAAGGTTACAGCGAAGCAATTCTTGATGACATTGCTGAAACAACGGAAGAAAAAAATGAGATGGCCAAAATCATTTATGACGAAGCAACAGAACTGAATAAAACCATTAATAATTTGTTAGATCTTTCAAGGATTAAAGCTGGATACGTTTATCTGAATTATCAAATGGTTCATTTAGAAAGTTTTTTTATCAGATTAAAGAATCGTTTTAAAGAAACCTTAGAAAAAGAGAATATAGTTTTTTCAATCTCTATCGAGGACAATCTTGATTATTTATTGATGGATGAAGAGAAGATGCATCATGTTTTTTATAATTTAATCGATAATGCGATCCGTTATGCTGCTGATCCTGAAACAAGGAGCGAGCGCTTTATTAAGATAAATATTCAACTGGATAATGTTTTAGATCAAGCGTTGATTCAAATTTCTGATAACGGAATTGGTATAACGCAAGAGAGCATTCCTTTTATTTTTGAAAGATTTTACAAGGATGATAAATCGAGATCAAGACCAGTAAGTTCTGGATCAGGGATTGGTTTATCACTTGTTCATTCTATTATTAATGAACATAAAGGTGAAATTGAAGTGGAGAGTACACAAGACGTAGGAACTACTTTTATTATTACACTCCCTTATGCAGAAGAGCAGTACTGA
- a CDS encoding ECF transporter S component translates to MLKGKTHRLVGISLFGALGFILMFLAFPVIPAFSYLKVDFSDLPILISFLLYGPFGGIMSALVRTILHYIQTGGDMGYPIGDFASFIATLSYCWPAYALLKKSKTQKGAAAAFVFGTISLTIILSIANLYVITPLYLRILNFSVGNLSEYILAGVVPFNIIKGTIISIVFLMVLPKLKPWLVKQNRMLIND, encoded by the coding sequence ATGTTAAAAGGTAAGACACATCGGTTAGTAGGTATTTCATTGTTTGGTGCTTTAGGATTCATATTAATGTTTCTGGCATTTCCAGTAATTCCTGCGTTTTCATATTTAAAAGTGGACTTTAGCGATTTGCCAATATTAATATCATTTTTATTGTACGGTCCATTTGGCGGGATTATGTCAGCACTGGTGAGAACCATTTTGCATTATATCCAAACTGGAGGAGACATGGGATATCCAATCGGTGATTTTGCAAGTTTTATTGCGACCTTATCTTATTGTTGGCCTGCATATGCTTTATTAAAAAAATCGAAAACACAAAAAGGGGCAGCAGCTGCCTTTGTATTTGGAACAATTTCACTAACAATTATTTTATCAATTGCTAATTTATATGTTATTACACCTTTATATTTAAGAATATTGAATTTCAGCGTAGGGAATTTAAGCGAGTATATCTTAGCGGGTGTCGTCCCTTTCAATATTATTAAAGGAACTATTATCAGTATTGTGTTTCTAATGGTACTTCCTAAATTAAAACCATGGCTAGTAAAACAAAATAGAATGTTAATTAACGATTAA
- a CDS encoding ISL3 family transposase, which produces MLLDMAGCPAYLELKKQRFLCRECGQTFIAEISVIEKRCHISNDVKRSIAVQGTRNISEKDIALEHRVSNNTVKRVFKTFYDTFRQTYQHVPENLAIDEFKSVKSADGAMSLIICDSDNRKIFDILEDRRNKSITDYFKRFPKEQRAKVKTVVVDLYGPYQKLFRSLFPKADLIIDRFHIVTQVNRALNIARVAFMKTVQKSSDSKSKKDYRKLKKYWKLILKKEEELKATEYHYHRLFKGMVTERGIVNYLLSLDEGLRHQYNIYQTIVFTVNYRKPKLFQSFIHEKQRGLSAKMDQALKTFRQSEEAIVNALKYSYSNGLVEGINNKIKAIKRTAYGYRNFSNFRNRIFIEYKLLEIKTVA; this is translated from the coding sequence CTGCTTTTAGATATGGCGGGATGTCCAGCCTACCTGGAGTTGAAGAAACAACGATTCTTATGCAGAGAATGCGGACAAACTTTTATTGCAGAAATTTCGGTCATTGAGAAACGTTGTCACATCTCGAATGATGTCAAACGTTCCATAGCCGTACAAGGTACGAGAAACATCTCTGAAAAGGACATTGCCTTGGAACACCGCGTTTCCAATAACACGGTTAAACGGGTTTTCAAAACTTTTTATGATACATTCCGTCAAACCTATCAACACGTTCCCGAGAACTTAGCCATTGATGAGTTTAAAAGCGTGAAAAGTGCCGATGGTGCGATGAGCTTGATTATTTGTGATTCTGATAACCGAAAAATATTCGATATCCTTGAAGACCGTCGAAACAAGTCCATCACGGATTACTTTAAGCGTTTTCCAAAAGAACAACGTGCGAAAGTGAAAACCGTAGTCGTGGACCTCTACGGTCCGTACCAAAAACTCTTTCGGTCTCTTTTTCCCAAAGCAGATTTGATCATTGATCGTTTTCACATTGTTACACAGGTGAATCGAGCCCTCAATATAGCACGGGTAGCCTTCATGAAAACCGTACAGAAATCGAGCGATTCGAAATCGAAGAAGGATTACAGAAAGTTAAAAAAATATTGGAAATTAATCCTAAAAAAGGAAGAAGAGTTAAAAGCCACAGAATACCATTATCATCGTCTTTTCAAAGGCATGGTGACGGAAAGGGGAATCGTTAATTATCTCCTTTCCCTGGACGAAGGTTTACGCCACCAATATAACATCTACCAAACAATCGTCTTTACCGTTAACTATCGGAAACCAAAATTGTTTCAGTCCTTCATCCACGAAAAGCAACGGGGGCTTTCAGCCAAGATGGACCAAGCCTTAAAGACTTTCCGACAATCAGAGGAAGCCATTGTAAACGCACTAAAGTATTCCTACTCAAACGGACTAGTAGAAGGAATCAACAATAAAATCAAGGCCATTAAGCGAACAGCCTACGGCTATCGTAATTTTTCTAACTTCCGTAATCGGATCTTTATTGAATATAAATTATTAGAAATAAAAACAGTAGCTTAG
- a CDS encoding ferredoxin, which yields MHYTKVNREICIACGLCQLIAPSLYEYDKDGIAYTVKDQNKGTMPIQEQEFESFKKAYTSCPTGAILRSTAPFEDLDTQS from the coding sequence ATGCATTATACCAAAGTTAACAGAGAAATATGTATTGCTTGTGGCTTATGTCAATTAATTGCTCCTTCTTTATATGAATATGATAAAGATGGGATCGCCTATACAGTAAAAGATCAAAATAAAGGAACAATGCCTATACAAGAACAAGAATTTGAAAGCTTCAAAAAAGCCTATACAAGCTGTCCAACTGGCGCAATTCTTCGTTCTACTGCACCATTCGAAGATTTGGATACTCAATCTTAA
- a CDS encoding helix-turn-helix domain-containing protein, whose product MKLTYLEYLFLDIFSTIEPRKINSLYHILTGKRTISVMLQTLRYRLTAYFAVFPKLNLTNFQERIFYFLKLGLLLEVEDNYLLTEKGKKTLEDFFLTHIRNENIYQMNYCAVLPIFKRRLLFLIQVLSESAHENNQYFPIQSRVSEQVWLKQFIRTTGIEKKVLSQQFGKELFLLLEKTPAINQELFVHQLEGNNKIRQTSGQVALEVGWEETEVIIKWQQDWLQIITYLVKNNTDLPIIAKIFQEIVENGGLCSKSTEESYFLWSSGKSLAEIATIRRLKISTINDHISEMAIMYPSFPFEKILSPEQVQYVEQRTKSNKPIHYEEIQEKFPELAFFENRLMQIMGEVDNLWSNKN is encoded by the coding sequence GTGAAGCTTACATACTTAGAGTATCTTTTTTTAGATATTTTTTCAACGATTGAACCTAGAAAAATAAATTCGTTATATCATATACTTACAGGAAAGCGAACGATATCAGTGATGCTTCAAACATTACGCTATCGCTTAACAGCTTATTTTGCTGTTTTTCCCAAATTAAATTTGACTAACTTTCAAGAGAGAATTTTCTATTTTTTAAAACTTGGTTTGTTATTGGAAGTGGAAGACAACTATTTGTTAACAGAAAAAGGTAAAAAGACACTGGAAGATTTCTTCCTTACACACATAAGAAATGAAAATATTTATCAAATGAATTATTGTGCAGTTTTACCTATTTTTAAAAGAAGATTACTTTTTTTAATTCAAGTATTATCAGAAAGTGCACATGAAAACAATCAATATTTTCCAATTCAATCTCGAGTCTCTGAACAAGTTTGGTTGAAACAATTTATTCGAACAACTGGAATAGAAAAAAAGGTACTATCACAACAATTTGGGAAAGAGTTATTTTTATTGCTAGAAAAAACTCCTGCTATCAATCAAGAGTTGTTTGTCCATCAACTGGAAGGAAATAATAAAATCCGTCAGACATCTGGTCAAGTGGCTCTTGAAGTTGGATGGGAAGAAACAGAAGTCATTATTAAATGGCAACAAGATTGGCTTCAAATCATTACTTATCTTGTAAAAAACAACACTGATTTGCCAATTATAGCTAAGATATTTCAAGAAATAGTAGAGAATGGCGGTCTTTGTTCAAAAAGTACTGAAGAAAGCTATTTTTTATGGTCTTCTGGTAAAAGTTTGGCTGAAATCGCTACTATCAGACGGTTAAAAATTAGTACGATAAATGATCATATTTCTGAAATGGCTATTATGTATCCGTCTTTTCCATTTGAAAAGATTTTGAGTCCCGAACAGGTTCAATATGTAGAGCAAAGAACCAAAAGTAACAAACCAATTCATTACGAAGAGATTCAGGAAAAATTTCCGGAGTTGGCTTTTTTTGAAAATCGATTAATGCAGATTATGGGTGAGGTTGATAATTTATGGTCGAACAAAAATTAG
- a CDS encoding RecQ family ATP-dependent DNA helicase yields the protein MVEQKLEERLKEWFGFDSFRSGQKEPIQSILDKKDTIAILPTGSGKSLIYQYAGYSIPGTILIISPLLSLMDNQVMQLKKTGEKRTAALNSMLSLEERRLIENNIEKYKFLFVSPEMLQSNHFLNLLRTIKIGLFVIDEAHCISQWGQDFRPDYLFLGEVRRRFNNPLTLALTATAPEKVVNDIIAVLHLSKEQTEIHRNNPNRSNIFYKIVDTTARDKDEILLELLTEYPMPGIIYFTSKLQAEKINQFIRLHTSLRVATYHADRTNEDRMTIQKQFLENKLDVICATAAFGMGINKKNIRSVIHYHLPGSLEEYLQETGRAGRDGKQSIATLLYSYSDFSFKNRKNHETALDEQMMKNIYENKNSSLDDLSDSDRAMLQIVQYKKMNKQEAVLFVNNRIEEKTRQLFAMNDFAKTQECKRKIISNYFEHESQEKPFWCCSICNPNQAELLKEMPVTEPMIEKKDASLKNWKEIIKVLFLL from the coding sequence ATGGTCGAACAAAAATTAGAAGAGCGATTGAAAGAATGGTTTGGTTTTGATTCTTTTAGATCTGGACAAAAAGAACCGATTCAATCTATTTTAGATAAAAAAGATACAATCGCTATTTTACCTACAGGTAGTGGAAAATCATTGATTTACCAGTATGCAGGGTATTCGATTCCAGGAACCATTTTGATTATCTCGCCATTGCTGTCCTTGATGGATAATCAGGTCATGCAATTAAAGAAAACAGGGGAGAAAAGGACTGCGGCGTTGAATAGTATGCTCTCTCTTGAAGAAAGAAGATTAATTGAAAATAATATAGAGAAGTACAAATTTTTATTTGTTTCTCCTGAAATGTTACAGTCAAATCATTTCCTGAATTTGCTTCGTACGATTAAAATTGGTCTATTTGTGATTGACGAAGCTCATTGTATTTCTCAATGGGGACAAGATTTTAGACCTGACTATCTTTTTCTGGGAGAAGTACGAAGACGTTTTAATAACCCTTTGACATTAGCTTTAACAGCTACTGCGCCAGAAAAAGTTGTAAATGATATTATAGCAGTTTTACATCTATCCAAGGAACAAACAGAGATTCATCGAAATAATCCCAATCGTTCTAATATCTTTTATAAAATAGTGGACACAACTGCAAGAGATAAAGACGAGATATTGTTAGAATTATTAACTGAATATCCCATGCCAGGAATTATTTATTTTACAAGTAAACTGCAAGCAGAAAAAATCAATCAATTCATCCGACTTCACACCTCCCTTAGAGTTGCTACATACCATGCCGATCGTACGAATGAGGACAGGATGACGATACAAAAACAATTTTTAGAAAATAAACTAGATGTTATTTGTGCAACAGCGGCGTTTGGAATGGGGATTAATAAGAAAAATATTCGTTCCGTTATCCATTATCATTTACCAGGATCTTTAGAAGAGTATTTACAAGAAACAGGAAGAGCTGGGAGAGATGGAAAACAGAGCATAGCAACACTACTTTATTCCTATTCTGATTTTTCATTTAAGAATCGTAAAAATCATGAAACAGCACTTGATGAACAAATGATGAAGAATATTTATGAAAATAAGAATAGCAGTTTAGATGATCTATCTGATTCTGATAGAGCTATGCTGCAAATCGTTCAATATAAAAAAATGAACAAGCAAGAAGCAGTTCTGTTTGTAAATAATCGCATTGAAGAAAAAACACGACAACTATTTGCCATGAATGACTTTGCGAAAACACAAGAATGTAAGAGGAAAATAATTTCTAATTACTTTGAACATGAAAGTCAAGAAAAACCATTTTGGTGTTGTTCTATATGCAATCCAAACCAAGCAGAGCTATTAAAAGAGATGCCAGTGACAGAGCCAATGATAGAGAAAAAAGATGCTTCCTTAAAAAATTGGAAAGAAATAATTAAAGTTCTTTTTCTTTTATAA
- a CDS encoding LysM peptidoglycan-binding domain-containing protein, whose product MSKKNKKQEEPWSRRFGEDENFNNRQYSRSARNSKKKEVAPLYKVILFVFLALLVIPFATYYWSEQSKKNPEPQTAQQVIERKQAASSVSESEVSSEEESSEAESSVSSESKADSSSESSSDPTSEESESTAPEVPPVVEEPESIEEESDDDDKVYANIYTIKAGDNLYRIAVNHGMTLDELKEVNGLSSDVAEIGVVLKVK is encoded by the coding sequence ATGAGTAAGAAAAATAAAAAACAAGAAGAACCATGGTCTAGACGTTTTGGCGAGGATGAGAACTTCAATAATCGTCAGTATTCCCGGTCAGCCAGGAATTCTAAGAAAAAGGAAGTAGCGCCTCTGTATAAAGTAATATTATTTGTGTTCCTTGCTTTGCTCGTGATTCCATTCGCTACTTACTACTGGAGTGAGCAGTCAAAGAAAAATCCAGAGCCGCAAACTGCTCAACAAGTGATAGAAAGAAAACAAGCCGCAAGTTCTGTTTCAGAAAGCGAAGTTTCTTCTGAAGAAGAGTCAAGCGAAGCAGAATCAAGCGTTTCTTCAGAATCAAAGGCGGATAGCTCGTCTGAATCTAGTTCAGATCCAACTTCTGAAGAATCAGAAAGTACTGCCCCAGAGGTTCCACCTGTTGTAGAGGAGCCGGAATCGATTGAGGAAGAATCAGATGATGACGATAAGGTTTATGCGAATATATATACCATTAAAGCTGGAGATAATTTATACCGCATTGCCGTGAATCATGGCATGACTTTAGATGAATTAAAGGAAGTAAATGGATTGTCTAGCGACGTAGCTGAAATTGGTGTTGTTTTAAAAGTAAAATAA
- the cmk gene encoding (d)CMP kinase — protein MDNFSIAIDGPASAGKSTIAKKVAGNLGFIYLDTGAMYRSLTYIAIKESLSLDNEDELVELLDSIEITFSYEGDRQKVFVNGEDVTELIREKDVTQHVSLVSAHTKVREEMVARQQKIAATGEIVMDGRDIGTVVLPKADLKIFLVASAEERALRRYKESVAKGMDVSLEQLTKELKERDYYDSNRIASPLKKADDAIELDSTHLSIDEVVEIVLKLAVERKKKEL, from the coding sequence TTGGATAATTTTAGTATTGCAATCGATGGACCTGCTTCTGCAGGGAAGAGTACCATCGCTAAGAAAGTAGCTGGAAATTTAGGGTTTATATACCTCGACACTGGCGCAATGTATCGCTCTTTAACTTATATAGCAATAAAAGAGTCTCTTTCGCTAGATAACGAAGATGAATTAGTAGAGTTGCTGGATTCAATTGAAATTACTTTCTCATATGAAGGTGACCGACAAAAAGTTTTTGTGAATGGTGAAGACGTAACTGAGTTAATAAGAGAGAAAGATGTTACGCAACATGTGAGTTTGGTTTCTGCTCACACTAAGGTAAGAGAAGAAATGGTTGCGCGTCAGCAAAAGATTGCAGCTACCGGAGAAATTGTAATGGATGGTCGCGATATTGGAACGGTAGTCTTGCCGAAAGCAGATTTAAAAATATTTTTAGTTGCCTCAGCGGAAGAAAGAGCACTGAGAAGATACAAAGAATCGGTTGCTAAAGGAATGGATGTTTCCTTAGAGCAGCTGACAAAAGAGCTGAAAGAACGAGATTATTATGATTCGAATCGCATTGCTTCTCCACTAAAGAAGGCAGACGATGCCATCGAGCTGGATTCTACTCATTTGAGCATTGATGAAGTGGTAGAGATAGTCTTGAAACTTGCTGTAGAACGAAAAAAGAAAGAATTATGA
- the rpsA gene encoding 30S ribosomal protein S1 — MDEMLDAYPPLEVGDTVQGEVLTIEDNQAIVGISGRGVEGVIPYKELSAKPFDDIKEVLNVGDVVDLVVIKQIKDKENGSFLLSKRRLDAKKVWKDIQEKHDNNEYIEAPVKEVVKGGLVVDVGVRGFVPASMVEEYFVEDFSEYKGKTMTFKIVELEPSENRLILSHKAVVEEEKATLSEERMNTLTEGDTVEGTVARLTNFGAFIDLGGVDGLVHISQIAHEHVNSPGDVLTIGEKVNVRVLSVDKDRGRVSLSIKDTLPGPWETVEEKAPVDSVLTGTVKRLTSFGAFVEVFPGVEGLVHISQISHQHIATPHEVLQEGQEIEVKVLDVKPEEHRLSLSIKALQDQKEGASGAVEPESAGTYEDDSDSAFTLGDVLGDQLKDLQDNE; from the coding sequence ATGGATGAAATGTTGGACGCATACCCACCATTAGAAGTTGGCGATACCGTTCAAGGTGAAGTTTTAACGATTGAAGACAATCAAGCAATCGTGGGAATAAGCGGACGTGGTGTAGAAGGAGTCATTCCTTATAAAGAATTGTCTGCAAAACCATTTGATGACATTAAAGAAGTTCTTAATGTAGGCGATGTGGTTGATTTAGTGGTTATTAAACAAATCAAAGATAAAGAGAACGGAAGTTTCTTGCTCTCCAAACGCCGTCTAGATGCTAAAAAAGTATGGAAAGATATCCAAGAGAAACACGACAACAACGAATACATCGAAGCACCTGTCAAAGAAGTGGTTAAAGGCGGACTTGTTGTAGATGTTGGGGTACGAGGATTTGTTCCTGCATCTATGGTTGAAGAGTACTTTGTAGAAGATTTTTCAGAGTATAAAGGGAAAACAATGACCTTCAAAATTGTTGAACTTGAACCAAGTGAAAATCGTCTAATTCTTTCTCACAAAGCTGTTGTAGAAGAAGAAAAAGCAACGCTAAGCGAAGAAAGAATGAATACCCTCACTGAAGGAGATACGGTAGAAGGAACAGTTGCACGTCTTACAAACTTTGGTGCATTTATTGATCTAGGCGGAGTGGATGGACTTGTTCATATCTCTCAAATTGCTCATGAACACGTGAATAGCCCAGGAGACGTATTGACAATTGGTGAAAAAGTAAATGTCAGAGTATTATCAGTAGATAAAGATCGTGGTCGTGTATCATTAAGTATTAAAGATACTCTACCAGGACCTTGGGAAACAGTTGAAGAAAAAGCGCCAGTTGATTCTGTTTTAACTGGAACAGTCAAAAGATTGACAAGCTTTGGAGCATTTGTTGAGGTATTCCCTGGAGTAGAAGGATTGGTACATATTTCTCAAATATCTCACCAACATATCGCAACTCCACACGAAGTACTTCAAGAAGGTCAAGAGATTGAAGTGAAAGTACTGGATGTGAAGCCAGAGGAGCACCGTTTATCATTGAGCATCAAAGCATTGCAAGATCAAAAAGAAGGAGCATCAGGTGCAGTTGAACCAGAATCAGCAGGTACTTACGAAGATGACTCTGATTCAGCATTCACACTAGGTGATGTATTGGGTGATCAATTGAAAGACTTGCAAGATAACGAATAA
- the der gene encoding ribosome biogenesis GTPase Der, which translates to MPNPVIAIVGRPNVGKSTIFNRLAGERISIVEDIPGVTRDRIYAEGEWLGRTFDIIDTGGIDLKDEPFMSQIKLQAQVAMEEADIIIFITSVREGVTEGDENVARLLYQSGKPVILAVNKADNPEMRADIFEFYSLGLGDPYPISGSHGLGLGDLLDAVVAELPPEEHFTDDEDVINFCLIGRPNVGKSSLVNAILGEERVIVSDIAGTTRDAIDTTFTDSEGVKFRMIDTAGIRKKGKVTESTEKFSVMRAIRAIDRSDVVLMILNAEEGIREQDKRVAGYAHEAGKGIVIIVNKWDKLEKDNHTMNKFETDIRDEFQYLSYAPILYVSALTKQRLVQIPDKIKEVSKSQNQRISSSLLNDVLMDAIARNPTPTDKGRRLKIYYITQVGVKPPTFVLFVNDPELLHFSYERFIENQIRNTFNFEGTPFKVIARQKK; encoded by the coding sequence ATGCCGAATCCTGTTATTGCAATTGTAGGAAGACCAAATGTTGGTAAATCGACTATTTTTAATCGTCTAGCGGGAGAAAGGATTTCCATCGTCGAGGATATTCCCGGTGTAACAAGAGATCGAATCTATGCAGAAGGTGAATGGTTAGGTAGAACATTCGATATTATCGATACAGGTGGAATTGATCTCAAGGACGAACCATTTATGAGTCAAATTAAGCTACAAGCTCAAGTTGCGATGGAAGAAGCAGATATTATTATCTTTATTACAAGTGTGCGAGAAGGCGTGACAGAGGGCGACGAAAACGTAGCTCGCTTATTGTATCAATCTGGCAAGCCTGTAATTCTTGCAGTAAATAAAGCTGATAATCCTGAAATGCGCGCAGATATTTTTGAGTTTTACAGTTTGGGTCTTGGAGATCCCTATCCAATCTCTGGGAGCCATGGTTTAGGTTTAGGAGATTTATTGGATGCTGTGGTAGCAGAACTGCCTCCAGAAGAACACTTTACTGATGACGAGGATGTTATTAACTTCTGTTTAATTGGCCGTCCAAATGTTGGGAAGTCTTCCCTTGTAAATGCAATTCTTGGCGAAGAAAGAGTAATTGTATCAGATATTGCTGGAACCACACGTGATGCAATTGATACAACGTTTACTGATTCTGAAGGTGTTAAATTCAGGATGATTGATACCGCCGGAATCCGTAAAAAAGGAAAAGTAACAGAATCAACCGAAAAATTCAGTGTCATGCGTGCTATTCGTGCAATTGACCGCTCAGATGTTGTTCTCATGATTTTGAATGCAGAAGAAGGCATTCGTGAGCAGGATAAACGAGTTGCTGGTTATGCACATGAAGCTGGAAAAGGCATTGTAATTATTGTTAATAAATGGGATAAACTTGAAAAAGATAATCATACAATGAATAAATTCGAAACAGATATTCGCGATGAGTTCCAATATCTTTCCTATGCTCCTATCCTATATGTTTCAGCCTTGACAAAACAACGGTTGGTACAAATTCCTGATAAGATTAAAGAAGTGAGTAAGTCTCAAAATCAACGTATCTCTTCTTCTTTACTGAATGACGTCTTGATGGATGCCATAGCTAGAAATCCGACGCCAACGGATAAAGGCAGGAGATTGAAGATTTATTATATTACTCAGGTGGGTGTAAAACCTCCTACATTCGTTCTTTTTGTGAATGATCCAGAATTACTGCATTTTTCATATGAGCGGTTTATTGAAAATCAAATTCGAAATACTTTTAATTTTGAAGGTACACCTTTTAAAGTTATTGCAAGACAGAAGAAATAA
- a CDS encoding HU family DNA-binding protein, translating into MTNKAELVERVADKTNLTKKEVTATVDALFEVIQEALQSGEKVQVIGFGNFEVRDRAARKGRNPQTGEEIQIEATKVPAFKPGKALKDAVKQ; encoded by the coding sequence ATGACGAACAAAGCTGAATTAGTAGAAAGAGTTGCTGATAAAACAAACCTTACCAAAAAGGAAGTTACAGCTACAGTAGATGCATTATTTGAAGTAATTCAAGAAGCTTTACAAAGCGGTGAAAAAGTTCAAGTTATCGGATTTGGTAACTTTGAAGTTCGTGACCGTGCGGCTCGTAAAGGACGTAACCCTCAAACAGGGGAAGAAATCCAAATCGAAGCAACTAAAGTTCCTGCTTTCAAACCAGGTAAAGCATTGAAAGATGCAGTAAAACAATAA